TCTTTAAGTCCCAAAATAGAGCAGAGTTTTGCTTTGTGTATGAGCCCTTCTTTTTAAAGCCAAGCTTCATTGTTCTTATCCTTTGTCCTAGGAGATTATAGATTTCTAATGAGAGATTGGAATCCTTTGCTAGGGTAAAGGGAATATAGCAGAAATTGTTTGCTGGATTTGGATAGGATGGAAAAAGCTCTGAGATTTGGGGAGCTTGTGTATTTATGGTTAGTAAGATTGCTTGGGATTGCATTTCTTTGTTTGCCATATTCCTTGTTGAAATTGGGATAATCTTTATTATTGATTCTGGGTCTTCTGAGATTGCTTTAAAGATTAGGGT
This region of bacterium genomic DNA includes:
- a CDS encoding T9SS type A sorting domain-containing protein, translated to TLIFKAISEDPESIIKIIPISTRNMANKEMQSQAILLTINTQAPQISELFPSYPNPANNFCYIPFTLAKDSNLSLEIYNLLGQRIRTMKLGFKKKGSYTKQNSALFWDLKNDNGIKASKGLYFYKLIGDDFSAIKSMVVR